The proteins below come from a single Sphingomonas carotinifaciens genomic window:
- a CDS encoding ATP-binding protein: protein MATMPFDHPAMHFGLHTWLPRRSDAVALSLYAAGFALAHAVAVWWSGEGFYSLWFPAAGLRFALLWRLGARLTPAVALIELAVDVAKGVIVFASPDWPIAVVGIVRPVLAYGLVVAAIRRLASGRRAELLVAPMPFGLAAVAAPHFAALVALPQAMLRPDMTGVAGAQSIVLSLTAFTVGDLLGVLIVAPPVLWAAGLGARRAAPQWPRMRTAALVEAVLTLGGAIGIVAALDLLGLGWQPMPVLLAVAWIGLRFGRHAAWAALLVVVVLTLSRTAGAVATPQRLNLHLGLSMIAVVGYLAGSFADSQRRARTDVARRDRLLFQAERLKTLRAMSVAVIHEISQPLSTLAIEARHLNAIARDAGPEIAASAELIDRKADTLSALVRRLRRFGGRVVDEPTPLPLVALMDSVVGLAAPEAKAAHVRLNVAPVDPDLAVLGQEVELAQAVMNLLRNAIQACGDATVDLSVDAVGDRARVTITNRCSPSRAPQPGMGVGTLVARAIVAAHGGSLDRDIDTRGTVRAILTLPLIGDPA, encoded by the coding sequence ATGGCCACCATGCCGTTCGATCATCCGGCCATGCATTTCGGTCTTCACACATGGCTGCCCCGACGGAGCGATGCAGTTGCGCTTTCGCTGTATGCGGCCGGGTTTGCGTTGGCGCATGCGGTGGCGGTGTGGTGGAGCGGGGAGGGGTTCTATTCGCTGTGGTTCCCCGCGGCGGGGTTGCGGTTTGCGCTGTTGTGGCGGCTGGGGGCGCGGCTGACGCCGGCGGTGGCGTTGATCGAGTTGGCGGTCGATGTGGCGAAGGGGGTGATCGTCTTTGCGTCGCCCGACTGGCCGATAGCGGTGGTGGGCATCGTGCGGCCGGTGCTGGCCTATGGTCTGGTCGTGGCCGCGATCCGCCGGCTGGCGAGCGGGCGGCGGGCCGAGTTGCTGGTCGCGCCGATGCCGTTCGGGCTGGCCGCGGTGGCGGCGCCGCACTTCGCGGCCCTGGTCGCCTTGCCGCAGGCGATGCTGCGGCCGGACATGACCGGGGTGGCGGGCGCGCAGTCGATCGTGCTGTCGCTGACCGCCTTTACGGTGGGCGACCTGCTGGGCGTGCTGATCGTGGCGCCGCCCGTTCTGTGGGCAGCAGGGCTCGGCGCCCGTCGTGCCGCCCCGCAATGGCCGCGGATGCGAACCGCAGCGCTGGTGGAGGCGGTGCTTACGCTGGGCGGTGCGATCGGCATCGTCGCGGCGCTCGACCTGTTGGGGCTGGGGTGGCAACCGATGCCGGTGCTGCTGGCGGTGGCGTGGATCGGGCTGAGGTTCGGGCGGCATGCGGCCTGGGCGGCGTTGCTGGTCGTCGTCGTGCTGACCCTGTCGCGCACCGCTGGCGCGGTGGCCACGCCGCAGCGCCTGAACCTCCACCTGGGATTGAGCATGATTGCGGTGGTCGGGTATCTGGCGGGCAGCTTCGCCGACAGCCAGCGCCGTGCCCGCACCGATGTCGCCCGGCGCGACCGGCTGTTGTTCCAGGCCGAACGGTTGAAGACGCTGCGCGCCATGTCGGTCGCCGTGATCCATGAGATCAGCCAGCCGCTGTCCACGCTGGCGATAGAGGCGCGCCACCTGAACGCGATCGCGCGCGACGCAGGGCCGGAGATCGCCGCCAGCGCAGAACTGATCGATCGCAAGGCCGATACGTTGTCCGCCCTCGTCCGCCGGCTGCGCCGTTTCGGCGGGCGCGTGGTGGACGAGCCGACGCCGCTCCCGCTCGTCGCCCTGATGGACAGCGTGGTCGGGCTCGCGGCGCCCGAGGCGAAGGCGGCGCATGTCCGCCTGAACGTGGCGCCGGTCGATCCGGACCTTGCCGTCCTGGGGCAGGAAGTGGAACTGGCGCAGGCGGTGATGAACCTGCTTCGCAACGCCATCCAGGCCTGCGGGGATGCGACGGTCGACCTGAGCGTCGACGCCGTCGGGGATCGCGCGCGCGTGACGATCACCAACCGCTGTTCACCGAGCCGCGCGCCACAGCCCGGCATGGGGGTAGGCACGCTTGTCGCGCGTGCGATCGTGGCGGCGCATGGCGGTTCGCTGGACCGCGACATCGACACCCGCGGCACCGTCCGCGCCATCCTGACCCTGCCGCTGATCGGAGATCCTGCATGA
- a CDS encoding RluA family pseudouridine synthase: MTDKVREFTVGYDDDGIRLDRWFKRHLPDTSFTTVAKWARTGQLRVDGSRATPGDRIAAGQLLRVPPPEAPRDEEARPRRERPPLSDDAIAFARDMVIYKDAQALVLNKPPGLATQGGTKTHEHVDGLLDALQFEAEGRPKLVHRLDKDTSGALLVARSSRAAAFFAKAFSGRTARKVYWALIVDVPSIEDGMIELPIAKQPGSGGEKMHVDEENGQPARTRYRVIERAGNRCAWVELQPFTGRTHQLRVHMAAIGHPIVGDGKYGGAAAFLTGGISRKMHLHARRIRVDHPDAGRIDETASLPTHFAESLASLGFEEARGDALPLDEGKGPPTREQTKARAKAHAKTVRKERRGERRGRGSRD, encoded by the coding sequence ATGACGGACAAGGTTCGCGAATTCACCGTCGGCTATGACGATGACGGCATCCGGCTCGACCGCTGGTTCAAGCGGCATCTGCCCGATACCAGCTTCACCACCGTCGCCAAATGGGCCCGCACCGGGCAGCTTCGCGTCGATGGCAGCCGCGCCACGCCGGGCGACCGCATCGCCGCCGGCCAGCTTCTTCGCGTCCCCCCGCCCGAGGCGCCGCGCGACGAGGAGGCACGACCGCGCCGCGAACGCCCGCCGCTGAGCGACGACGCGATCGCCTTCGCGCGCGACATGGTGATCTACAAGGACGCCCAGGCCCTGGTGCTGAACAAGCCCCCCGGTCTCGCGACGCAGGGCGGCACCAAGACGCATGAGCATGTCGACGGCCTGCTCGACGCCCTGCAGTTCGAGGCGGAGGGTCGTCCCAAGCTGGTCCACCGGCTGGACAAGGACACCAGCGGCGCGCTGCTCGTCGCGCGCTCCTCGCGCGCCGCGGCATTCTTTGCCAAGGCATTTTCCGGCCGCACCGCGCGCAAGGTCTATTGGGCGCTGATCGTCGATGTCCCCTCGATCGAGGACGGCATGATCGAACTGCCAATCGCCAAGCAACCGGGCAGCGGCGGCGAGAAGATGCATGTCGACGAGGAGAACGGCCAGCCCGCCCGCACCCGGTACCGTGTGATCGAACGCGCCGGCAATCGCTGCGCCTGGGTCGAGTTGCAGCCCTTTACCGGCCGCACACATCAGTTGCGCGTCCACATGGCGGCGATCGGCCACCCGATCGTCGGCGACGGCAAATATGGCGGCGCCGCGGCGTTCCTGACCGGCGGGATCAGCCGCAAGATGCACCTGCATGCCAGGCGGATCCGCGTCGACCACCCCGATGCCGGGCGCATCGACGAAACCGCCAGCCTGCCGACCCATTTCGCCGAAAGCCTGGCGAGCCTGGGCTTCGAGGAAGCACGCGGCGACGCGCTGCCGCTGGACGAGGGCAAGGGCCCGCCCACCCGCGAGCAGACAAAGGCGCGTGCCAAGGCGCATGCCAAGACGGTGCGCAAGGAACGCCGCGGCGAACGGCGCGGGCGCGGCAGCCGCGACTGA
- a CDS encoding HAD-IA family hydrolase → MSPPLRLAVFDCDGTLVDSQANICRAAEQAFRGLGLDAPPREAVRSIVGLSLVEAMRVLAPAEDDAMQRRLAADYKDAFFAMRHAGTLDEEPLFEGIGALVARLDAQGWLLGVATGKSDRGLAHVLDHHGLARHFVTLQTADRHPSKPDPSMLLTAMAEAGTTPQDTVMIGDTSFDMAMAKAAGVRAVGVAWGYHGIREMIDAGADVVAERVADLPALLVPA, encoded by the coding sequence ATGTCCCCTCCCCTTCGTCTCGCCGTGTTCGATTGCGACGGCACCCTGGTCGATAGCCAGGCCAATATCTGCCGCGCCGCCGAGCAGGCGTTTCGCGGCCTTGGCCTCGACGCACCACCGCGAGAGGCGGTGCGCAGCATCGTCGGGCTGAGCCTGGTCGAGGCGATGCGCGTACTGGCGCCGGCGGAGGACGATGCCATGCAGCGCCGGCTGGCGGCCGATTACAAGGACGCGTTCTTTGCCATGCGGCATGCCGGCACGCTGGACGAAGAGCCGCTGTTCGAGGGGATCGGCGCGCTGGTGGCCCGGCTGGACGCGCAGGGCTGGCTGCTCGGCGTCGCCACCGGCAAATCCGATCGCGGGCTGGCGCATGTGCTGGACCATCACGGCCTCGCCCGGCATTTCGTGACGTTGCAGACCGCGGACCGGCATCCCTCGAAGCCCGATCCGTCGATGCTGCTGACCGCGATGGCAGAGGCAGGGACCACCCCGCAGGATACGGTGATGATCGGCGACACCAGTTTCGACATGGCGATGGCAAAGGCGGCCGGCGTGCGCGCCGTGGGCGTCGCCTGGGGCTATCACGGCATCCGCGAGATGATCGACGCCGGTGCCGATGTCGTGGCGGAGCGGGTGGCGGACCTGCCCGCATTGCTGGTGCCGGCATGA
- the crcB gene encoding fluoride efflux transporter CrcB, producing the protein MQSLILVMLGGALGSGARHLTGRTMLALAGPGFPAGTLTVNLVGGLAMGLLAGVLARTGGAEGWRLFVGVGVLGGFTTFSSFSLDTVMLVDAGRSLAAIGYVAASVAGSLLALVAGLSLARGLA; encoded by the coding sequence ATGCAATCGCTTATTCTCGTCATGCTGGGTGGCGCGCTTGGATCGGGGGCCCGGCACCTGACCGGGCGCACGATGCTCGCGCTGGCCGGCCCCGGCTTTCCCGCCGGCACCCTGACGGTCAATCTAGTCGGCGGGCTCGCCATGGGGCTGCTCGCCGGGGTGCTGGCCCGCACCGGCGGTGCGGAGGGCTGGCGCCTGTTCGTCGGCGTCGGCGTGCTGGGCGGGTTCACCACCTTTTCGTCCTTTTCGCTGGACACGGTGATGCTGGTGGACGCGGGCCGGTCGCTGGCGGCGATCGGCTATGTCGCGGCCTCGGTCGCAGGTTCGCTCCTGGCGCTGGTCGCCGGACTATCATTGGCGCGGGGGCTGGCATGA
- a CDS encoding ATP12 family chaperone protein gives MKRFWRQVSVDDDRVIRLDDRPVRTPGRTPLALPTQAAAEAVAAEWAAVADMVDPRAMPLTGLANAAIDRIAPDPAHFAEGLARYGESDLLCYRADDPVELAARQAAAWDPVIAWARARYDIAVETTAGIIHRPQPPATLARLGDAVAALDPFAMAALSPLVTLTGSLLLALALVEEAFDADTIWAAAHVDEDWQVERWGEDILAAERRTARRAEFDAALRFLRAVRG, from the coding sequence ATGAAGCGGTTCTGGCGCCAGGTTTCGGTGGACGATGACCGGGTGATCCGGCTGGACGATCGCCCGGTGCGCACACCGGGGCGCACCCCGCTGGCGCTGCCGACCCAGGCGGCGGCAGAGGCGGTGGCGGCGGAATGGGCCGCGGTTGCCGACATGGTGGACCCGCGCGCAATGCCACTGACCGGACTGGCCAATGCCGCGATCGACCGGATCGCGCCTGACCCCGCCCATTTTGCCGAAGGGCTGGCGCGCTATGGCGAGAGCGATCTGCTCTGCTACCGTGCGGACGATCCGGTGGAACTGGCGGCGCGACAGGCGGCGGCGTGGGACCCGGTGATCGCTTGGGCCCGCGCCCGTTACGATATCGCGGTGGAGACGACCGCGGGGATCATCCACCGGCCGCAGCCGCCGGCGACGCTGGCACGGCTGGGGGATGCGGTCGCCGCCCTCGATCCGTTCGCCATGGCCGCCCTGTCGCCGCTGGTCACGCTGACCGGTTCGCTGCTGCTCGCCCTCGCGCTGGTCGAAGAGGCGTTCGACGCCGACACGATATGGGCCGCCGCCCATGTCGACGAGGATTGGCAGGTCGAACGCTGGGGCGAGGACATCCTGGCCGCCGAGCGCCGCACCGCCCGGCGCGCCGAATTCGATGCCGCGCTCCGCTTTCTGCGTGCGGTGCGGGGCTAA
- a CDS encoding response regulator transcription factor: MTVLSPGTVYVVDDDRDLGASVARLLGRHGFDAEPFLDPALLLEVYPQAPAHCIVTDVMMGDLDGFGFADRVRAIDPCAAIIFMTAWPTTANAVDSVRRHGGLDYLEKPLDEARLLAAVAEGVAWSRGRREQHGRTMTLSPRERQVFDLLVQGHSNKAVAALLGLSPKTVEDHRAAVLAKTGANGLAQLIALVA, translated from the coding sequence ATGACCGTCTTGTCGCCCGGCACCGTCTATGTCGTGGACGATGACCGCGATCTGGGCGCCAGCGTCGCCCGGCTGCTCGGTCGCCATGGCTTCGATGCGGAGCCGTTTCTGGATCCGGCCCTGTTGCTGGAGGTCTATCCACAGGCGCCGGCGCACTGCATCGTCACCGATGTGATGATGGGCGATCTGGATGGTTTCGGCTTTGCCGACCGGGTACGGGCGATCGACCCCTGTGCGGCGATCATCTTCATGACCGCATGGCCGACGACCGCCAATGCGGTCGATTCGGTGCGGCGGCATGGCGGCCTGGATTATCTGGAAAAGCCGCTGGACGAGGCGCGGCTGCTCGCTGCCGTCGCCGAGGGGGTGGCCTGGTCGAGAGGACGGCGCGAGCAGCATGGCCGCACCATGACGCTGTCGCCGCGCGAACGGCAGGTGTTCGACCTGCTGGTCCAGGGGCACAGCAACAAGGCGGTGGCCGCGCTGCTCGGCCTGAGCCCCAAGACGGTGGAGGATCACCGCGCCGCCGTGTTGGCGAAGACCGGCGCCAATGGATTGGCGCAGCTGATCGCGCTGGTGGCCTGA
- the gmk gene encoding guanylate kinase: MPSTPNDPHGFKRRGVLFVLSSPSGAGKSTIARMLLAADPELAMSVSATTRPMRPGEVDGKDYHFVDLEEFRRMAAEDEFLEWAHVFNNRYGTPRAQVEEMLAAGKDVLFDIDWQGAQQLFQIAGGDVVRVFIFPPSMEELRQRLERRATDAQEVIDARMARATNEVSHWDGYDYVLVNDDVERCFEGVRTILAAERLKRSRQTGLIGFIRKLTR; the protein is encoded by the coding sequence ATGCCCAGCACGCCCAACGATCCGCACGGCTTCAAGCGCCGCGGCGTCCTGTTCGTCCTGTCCTCGCCGTCGGGCGCGGGCAAATCCACCATCGCGCGCATGCTGCTCGCCGCCGATCCGGAACTGGCGATGTCGGTGTCCGCGACGACACGGCCGATGCGACCCGGTGAGGTGGACGGCAAGGACTATCACTTCGTCGATCTGGAAGAATTCCGGCGCATGGCGGCGGAGGACGAATTCCTGGAATGGGCGCACGTCTTCAACAATCGCTACGGCACGCCGCGCGCGCAAGTGGAGGAGATGCTGGCGGCCGGCAAGGACGTGCTGTTCGACATCGACTGGCAGGGTGCGCAGCAGCTGTTCCAGATCGCCGGCGGCGATGTGGTGCGCGTGTTCATCTTCCCCCCGTCGATGGAGGAGCTGCGCCAGCGGCTGGAGCGTCGCGCGACGGATGCGCAGGAGGTGATCGACGCCCGCATGGCGCGCGCCACCAACGAGGTCAGCCACTGGGACGGCTATGACTATGTGCTGGTCAACGACGATGTGGAGCGCTGTTTCGAGGGCGTCCGCACCATCCTGGCGGCCGAGCGCCTGAAGCGGTCGCGCCAGACGGGCCTGATCGGCTTCATCCGCAAGCTGACGCGGTAG